From one Rosa rugosa chromosome 4, drRosRugo1.1, whole genome shotgun sequence genomic stretch:
- the LOC133743675 gene encoding uncharacterized protein LOC133743675, which translates to MAAATSPCVSSNDKKHWWLSTRKIVDKYIRDARSLIASHEHSEIASAVGLLDAALAISPRLEQALELKARSLLFLGRFKDVADMLQDYIPSLKIGIEDSSGSSDSSSSQNLSRERVKLLSANSTNSSSDSPCQDPSFKCFSISDLKKKVMAGLCKNCDKEGQWRYLVLGQACCHLGLMEDAMALLQTGKRLAAAAFRRESTCLSDDSFSFPNFFNNTSSSSTNNAPSTPPRTLTETETVTHLLSHIKQLLRRRTAALAALEVGAYSESIRHFSKILDGRRGAPQGFLAECYMQRASAYRATGRIAESIADCNRTLALDPSCIQALDTRAALLETIRCLPDCLHDLEHLKLLYNSILRDRKLPGPAWKRHNNVRYREIPGKLCVLTTKIQELKQRVASGETGNVDYYALIGLRRGCSRSELDKAYLLLCLRHKPDKATVFIDRCELADDRDIDSVRDRAKLSALLLYRLLQKGYSSLSTTIMDEEASEKQRKKAAAALQAAQAQAQAHAQAAQAAAAAAIQIQQTQEAMIEFESASSNSNSNSNRMVHSSEAKAFQGVFCRDIAVVGNLLSQVGFNRPITVKYEALSC; encoded by the exons ATGGCTGCTGCTACTTCTCCTTGCGTCTCTTCTAATGACAAGAAGCACTGGTGGCTTAGCACTAGAAAG ATTGTGGACAAGTATATCAGAGACGCCAGAAGCCTGATTGCCAGTCATGAACACAGCGAGATCGCCTCCGCTGTGGGACTACTAGACGCGGCCCTCGCAATCTCACCGCGGCTCGAACAAGCCCTCGAACTCAAAGCCAGGTCTCTGCTCTTTCTCGGCCGATTCAAAGACGTGGCCGATATGCTCCAGGACTACATTCCCAGCCTCAAAATCGGAATCGAAGACTCCTCCGGCTCATCCGACTCTTCGTCGTCTCAGAATCTGTCGAGGGAGCGAGTCAAGCTTCTCTCGGCCAACAGCACCAACTCCTCCTCCGACTCGCCATGTCAGGATCCCTCCTTCAAGTGCTTCTCTATCTCCGACTTGAAGAAGAAAGTCATGGCAGGCCTCTGCAAAAATTGCGACAAGGAAGGGCAATGGAG GTACTTGGTTCTGGGGCAGGCTTGCTGCCATTTGGGACTAATGGAGGATGCCATGGCCCTCCTCCAAACCGGCAAACGCCTCGCTGCTGCCGCATTCCGCCGCGAGAGCACGTGCTTATCCGACGACAGTTTCTCCTTCCCCAATTTTTTCAACAACACATCCTCGTCCTCCACCAACAATGCACCCTCAACGCCCCCGCGGACCTTAACCGAGACTGAAACCGTGACCCACCTCCTCAGCCACATCAAGCAGCTCCTCCGCCGCAGAACTGCAGCCCTCGCTGCCCTTGAAGTTGGTGCATACTCCGAGTCCATCCGCCACTTCAGCAAAATCCTCGACGGCCGGCGAGGTGCACCCCAGGGATTCCTGGCCGAGTGCTACATGCAGCGTGCCTCAGCGTACCGGGCTACTGGTCGGATAGCGGAGTCCATTGCGGACTGCAATCGGACTTTGGCTCTTGACCCCAGTTGTATACAAGCATTAGACACAAGAGCTGCACTTCTCGAAACAATCAGGTGTTTGCCGGATTGCTTGCATGATCTAGAGCACTTGAAGCTTTTGTACAATTCAATTTTGAGGGACCGAAAGCTTCCCGGTCCGGCATGGAAAAGACACAACAATGTCAGGTACAGAGAAATTCCGGGGAAATTATGTGTTCTGACCACGAAGATACAAGAACTGAAACAGAGGGTGGCTTCTGGAGAGACAGGAAATGTGGATTACTATGCTTTGATCGGTTTAAGAAGAGGGTGTTCGAGGTCCGAGTTAGACAAAGCTTATTTGTTGCTGTGTTTGAGGCACAAGCCTGATAAGGCCACTGTTTTCATTGATCGGTGTGAGTTAGCTGATGATCGCGATATTGATTCGGTTAGAGATAGAGCAAAGCTATCTGCATTGTTGCTGTACAGATTGCTCCAGAAAGGTTATTCTAGTTTGAGCACCACCATTATGGACGAAGAGGCTTCTGAGAAACAGAGAAAGAAGGCTGCAGCTGCACTTCAAGCAGCTCAAGCTCAAGCACAGGCTCATGCTCAGGCCGCACAGGCTGCAGCAGCGGCGGCAATTCAAATCCAACAGACCCAAGAAGCCATGATTGAATTCGAATCTGCTTCCTCAAATTCGAATTCGAATAGTAATAGGATGGTTCATTCATCGGAAGCGAAAGCGTTCCAAGGGGTGTTTTGCAGAGACATTGCGGTGGTTGGGAATTTGCTGTCGCAAGTAGGGTTTAACCGCCCAATTACGGTCAAGTATGAGGCATTGAGCTGCTGA